A window of Grus americana isolate bGruAme1 unplaced genomic scaffold, bGruAme1.mat scaffold_984, whole genome shotgun sequence contains these coding sequences:
- the LOC129201356 gene encoding uncharacterized protein LOC129201356 isoform X3 yields MLSEITKSVKFPVPLLSLSHSLVLRHVAFFEAVEATPGAMGCQNQVLLPVAGFAYLRRLCVPACVSLSVPQSLSSLLCSALFHCVCPVPCPTFILPSFFLAFFFVLLSCSPTLFLAPSDRPFPGTFVSLLLAPVFLSPLPSPRLPLLSLCPSVLLPAPLFLTLPQRPAPRSSFPLLRSPSPCSPARFSHAPASFFYSLLLCPAPRAAVPRRTSRSGSLPLFSFPPSPWRCPPRVVSASLSCSPSWFVGRRPAASLPAASSSLSVRLPVPVLHSPSLSLPRAFSLAAAPPPHPAGCHFSPLSQRPAAGSSVLAAACT; encoded by the coding sequence atgctcagtgaaattactaagagcgttaagtttcccgtgcctttgctttcactctcccattctcttgtcttgcggcacgtcgcattttttgaggccgtggaagcgacaccgggagcgatgggttgtcagaaccaggtcctcctgcctgtcgctggttttgcttaccttcgccgtctctgtgtaccagcctgcgtctctctctctgttcctcaatccctgtcctctcttctctgttctgctttgtttcactgcgtatgtcccgttccctgtcccacctttatccttccttccttcttcctcgcctttttctttgtccttttgtcctgctccccgaccctgtttctcgctccatctgaccgtccttttcctggcacctttgtgtctctgctccttgcccccgtctttctctcccctctgcccagtcctcgtctccctcttttgtctctctgcccctctgtcctgctccctgcccctctttttctcaccctgccccagcgtcccgctccccggtcctctttccctctgttgcgctctccttctccctgctccccagcccgcttctctcacgctcccgcttcctttttttattctctgttgctctgtcctgctccccgtgccgctgtccctcgccgtacctctcggtccggctccctgcccttattctcttttcctccctcgccgtggcgctgcccgcccagggtcgtttctgcctctctgtcctgctccccgtcctggtttgtcggtcgccgtcccgctgcctctcttcctgccgcttcttcctccctctctgtcaggctccctgtccccgtccttcactcgccgtccctttccttgcctcgtgctttctcgctcgccgccgccccccccccccatccagctggctgccacttttctcctctcagccagcgtcctgcagctggctcctcggttttggcggcagcctgcacatag
- the LOC129201356 gene encoding uncharacterized protein LOC129201356 isoform X2 — protein MLSEITKSVKFPVPLLSLSHSLVLRHVAFFEAVEATPGAMGCQNQVLLPVAGFAYLRRLCVPACVSLSVPQSLSSLLCSALFHCVCPVPCPTFILPSFFLAFFFVLLSCSPTLFLAPSDRPFPGTFVSLLLAPVFLSPLPSPRLPLLSLCPSVLLPAPLFLTLPQRPAPRSSFPLLRSPSPCSPARFSHAPASFFYSLLLCPAPRAAVPRRTSRSGSLPLFSFPPSPWRCPPRVVSASLSRSPSWFVGRRPAASLPAASSSLSVRLPVPVLHSPSLSLPRAFSLAAAPPPHPAGCHFSPLSQRPAAGSSVLAAACT, from the coding sequence atgctcagtgaaattactaagagcgttaagtttcccgtgcctttgctttcactctcccattctcttgtcttgcggcacgtcgcattttttgaggccgtggaagcgacaccgggagcgatgggttgtcagaaccaggtcctcctgcctgtcgctggttttgcttaccttcgccgtctctgtgtaccagcctgcgtctctctctctgttcctcaatccctgtcctctcttctctgttctgctttgtttcactgcgtatgtcccgttccctgtcccacctttatccttccttccttcttcctcgcctttttctttgtccttttgtcctgctccccgaccctgtttctcgctccatctgaccgtccttttcctggcacctttgtgtctctgctccttgcccccgtctttctctcccctctgcccagtcctcgtctccctcttttgtctctctgcccctctgtcctgctccctgcccctctttttctcaccctgccccagcgtcccgctccccggtcctctttccctctgttgcgctctccttctccctgctccccagcccgcttctctcacgctcccgcttcctttttttattctctgttgctctgtcctgctccccgtgccgctgtccctcgccgtacctctcggtccggctccctgcccttattctcttttcctccctcgccgtggcgctgcccgcccagggtcgtttctgcctctctgtcccgctccccgtcctggtttgtcggtcgccgtcccgctgcctctcttcctgccgcttcttcctccctctctgtcaggctccctgtccccgtccttcactcgccgtccctttccttgcctcgtgctttctcgctcgccgccgccccccccccccatccagctggctgccacttttctcctctcagccagcgtcctgcagctggctcctcggttttggcggcagcctgcacatag